TATTATGTTCTATACAAGCAGATGCACAAAGATATCTTAGACGGCCTTCAGGATCAGCTACTCGCCAGCAGCGAAGCTCAACAGCTCGTCACCAGTCGTCAACCACTGAGCAGTCTGTTCGGACGCGAGGGTCGAGTCCCTCCTGGTGAAGGACAATTCCGGCACGAGGGCAAGACATATCAACGAGATGGCAGTGTGGATATTTCTGAAGGGCATGAGCACGTTGTTGCGCCAGATCGCGGGGATACAGCAGCCCGCGGCGATATTCTAACGAACTTGTTTGCCTGTGAAACTGATCATCGATTCCGGTCCAGAAGACAGTTCATTACCAGAAACGATACAGATAGCAACTGGAGAACAGTTCGCCGTTTGAGTGGGAGTGAGACCGATCGTACTTATTGGGTTACGCTATTGGAACCGGCATCCACCTTGGAGGAGCTTCCAGGCCTCATAATGGAGACTTTGAATCCTGAGATTGAGGAGCCTacagatgatgaggatgatgaggttgatggtgaCAGACCTGCAGATGGCCTGAACGGGACCCATGATGAGGAAAATGAGACTGGAGGTCCTTCACGAACGGAAAGTGAGATCAGAGCCGAGACCATTGCTAAGGATCGCAGCAGGGCCCCTAGACTGGATAAACGTAAAAGAGACATGGCACGGAATCAGCTACATGAGCGATGGAAGAGGCGGCAGTTTTATctcgacgaggaagaaggaggccTTGCCCCTGATGACTGGGCAGGCAGTGAAGATATTCTGATGGATCTTCGCCAGATGGATGAAGCCTCTAGTGACGACGAAGAAAACGACTCTACGACGACACCGACTAGTTCAAAGGTCAGATTTGCCAACGGAAATCTCACTGATGACGAAGACCATGATAAAACGACATCTCCTAGCAGTGCCTCTGAGCACGCCCCGCGATGGAGAATACCTCACGCCGAGCgcgatgctggcaaggaGATTCTCTACCAGGTCACTCAGCAAGCATTTAATGAGTTGCTTGATACCATTTTTAAGCCGGCTGAGGATCTTGCTGTGCAAGCAGCTGAAACCAAAGAACAACGGGCAAAGTACAAGGACGTACTAGACACCATCGAGCCTAGCGATGATGATAAGTCTAAGGCTACAAGTCAGGGTGACTCCAAGGTTAGATCCGCCGCTGATAAGACCCTTGAGGAGCTCTTGTCCGAAACTGGATATACTATCGCCTTACCAGAGGGACGAAATGCCATCGAGATTGATACTACGGTTGAAATCATCCATGAGGATGGAACGGCAGAGCCCGTTTCAGGGTCAGAAACCGAGGCAACCATGCCAATTtctgaagacgaagaacaGGATCCCACTCTTCCACAATTCCGGCCCAACACACTCGAAGATGTACCTACCTCTCCGGCTTACGTATTCTACCCCATTACGCAGCCTTTACCAAACACGTCCGAGGACGACGTACccaaagaagaggatgacatCGATAGCGCTCCCACATCAGACATGCTGCGACACTGGAAACGCCTAAGTCTTGCTGAGGCCCAGGCGATCAAAAGAGGAGGGTGGGGTAAACTAAGCTTTGACGAGTTTGAGACCATCTATAAGAGCCAGGAGCATCAGGGCAACAGACTCGATTATCTCGGAAGCTGGATAGACTTTTGTATACCTTAAGCACGGCATTGAAACCGCTTTCGAACGCGTCCTGCCAGGGCTCCACAGTAAATGTGTGCCCGGGTTGGTGTTCATCCTTTTACATTCGGGGTAGTTTGGGGAGATTCTGCATAGCATCTGAAAGCTTTTATGTGACATAGCGAAAGGAAGGGAATTGGCACATATCTAGCGTAGGACAGTGTGCGTATGATAGCGAGTAGGCATGATATTTGCTTCCACTATGCCTAATGTTGCATGACTGCTCGTTTGCAGCAGATACAATATCATTTTTAAAATCACACAACAAAATAACACGCACAATAGATCAAGCATAATTATTAGCAATCGAGTTCGTATTAAATCAACGCTGAAGTACTACTCGTATATGTTTGCTCAACTCGAGCCCCCTATTCCACCCCCCATGACCAGCATGCACCCATCGATCGATCATCTCTCACAGCCCCTTCTCAAACCTGCTGCTGAGTAGAATCAACACCGTCGAAGCCAAGCAGGGCGTTCCATGTGTCAGCGGTGCTTTGATCCCGTGTTCCCAAAGCCTCAATCTGAGCCTGAGCATCCTCACAAGCAGCCACAGCATCGGCACTAGCGTCACACACGTTGGTGAGCTGATCACAGATACGGTTGGTAATGATGTTGGGGTTGAGAGCCTCCTGCTGGCCTTCAGCGATGAGAGGATCCTGGGGAATGAAGGTGAACTCGTCAGCTGGGCGACCATTGAGGCCACCAACGCGAGCCATTGTAGGCTGGCAGACACCGAAGTCGAGAGCGCCAGCATTACCGCCAGCATTACCGCCAGCGTTTCCACCGTTACCGGCACCATTTCCAGCATTGTTGTCATCTGCAGCATCATCCTGACCATCCTGAGCATTGTCGTTGTTGCCATTGTTTCCGCCCTGGTTGTTCTGGGTTTCCATTTCCGTTGTTACCGTTGCCGTTGCCGTTGCCGTTGCCGTtaccgttgttgttgtttccATTATTACCGTTGTTAGCATTGCCATTGTTTCCGCCCTGGTTGTTCTGGTTTCCATTTCCGTTGTTACCGTTGTTAGCATTgccattgttgttgttgttgttgttgttacCATTGTTTCCGTTATTGTTGTTATTgccgttgttgttgttgttatcATCCTCTTCGCaatcctcatcgtcatttGCGTTGTTTCCATCCTGGGCGTTATCCGAGCCATTATTGCCCTGCTGGCCATCAGCGGGAGCAGTGCCATTGTTGGCAGCTCCTCCATtaccagcaccagcaccagcaccagcatcCGCACCGGCGCCGGCATCAGCACCGTtaccagcaccagcaccagcaccagcaccggTGCCgtcatcttggccatcgTCTTGACCGGCACCACCAGCGGCAGCGCCGTCTTGGCCGCCAAGCTGGACTTGGTCTCCATTAGCACCAACGGCTGTGAAGGTGCTGAATCCCTGAGCGATCATCACCTCAGCCTGTGATAGGCCAGCAGCATCGAAAGGAGTTGTGACCGAGGTTGCCGAGTTGGCATTCTCAGTGGCTGCACCGTCAACAGCAGGGTCAACGAGAGGGACAATGCCGCGAAGGGCAGCAGTGGCTGGTAGGCTGGGGTCAGCGCAGACGAAAGGTCTGTCAACAGCTGAAGGGTTGAAGTTGGTCTCAGCTGCAACAAGACCAATAGCTGCGTCGAGAACTTGCTGATCAGTTCCCAACTCGGTGATCATCTGATCGGCGATAGTGAGCTGGAAGATATTAGTTGATGTGATTTCAAGACAACCCAATACATCATACCTTGTCACAAGGGCTAGCAGCTGCGAGCAGAGCGCCAGGGATGCTGCCAGCAATAGTAGCAGCGACACCAGGGTCACCGAATCCAGCATCACCAAGTGCCTGgacagcagcaacaggctCCTGCTCTTGACCGAATCGGGCCTCGGCGTAGGCCAGGAGAGCGGCAAGGATGATAGACTTTGAgaaagccatgatgaatgttgTATCGATTAAGTGATAGTGACGAGTTGGAAGGTTTACAAAGAGTATCAAAGCAACCAACCAGCGGTGCAAAAAGAAGGTATTAAACTTGAAGGAGTGGTCGAAGCGAATGCGTTCACAGAACAGCAGAAAGAAGCAAAGGAGAAGGGAAGGAGAAGCAGATGCTGAGAAGAGGCTTGTgtgagtgatgatgatgatcgaAGGGAAACTCTAACTCTGGATGACAGATCGTCTCACTTATATAGATGTTTCTCTCAACATTATCGAGTAGTTAAATTTGAATAAGCTTGAATCAATGCAACTTGGCAATCAGCCTGAACCTCGTTACGGCGATCATACATGACCTGCTACGATATTGTTTGACGAAACCATATCAGTAAGCGCCGTTTCCAACTTGAGGTTCTCCCCAGGGTTGACAAGACTCCTGGGATGGGGTTGGCGTCTCGTTGTTTAGTGTTGCTGTCGAAGAATAGAGCCTAGACTATAGGAGCTTAACTGGATGGCCTATAGTTTCCAAGCGTCTTAGCCATGGCCAAGTGACAGGCATGTGTCGCGAAAAGCCTCCTCCGCGATTCCGAGGCATCGCAGGTCTCGGATACGGAAATCCCGAGTCCTTTGCCGCATCAGATGGTATCTCTCAGGTAGTAAATAGTTGAATGGGCGGCTGCCATCGAAATTGGTTCAAGACTGAAATAGAGCCTCGAAAAGTGATCCATTGATAATTGGTAGAATCGTTGAattgtgttggtgttgataaaCTCTCAACGCACAAAAATCCTGCCCACAAGGGACTAGAGAATACCGCAACTCAGTTGTCTGGTCAAGCTGTCAAGCTAACTTTTTTTTCGGCCATCCAACACAATTCCAGTTGGAAATTGCCTAGTCGATACCATCGTCATGCACAGACTGCGACCGGCACAGATGGTTGCCGTGATTTTGGGGTTTCGGTTGAGGCTCGCTTGAGCATCCTTGTAAATAGTTCAGCCAAATGTGTTGTAGATGTGAAACACTGCCGAAACTACCCACGCCGTTCAAATTTGGTCACCAGAAACAACACGTGCAAGACCCCCAGAAATGTCTGTGCAAAGCGCCGCCAGACTGGGACGGTGTTTGTGTTCATCGTGAGCTTTGGTCATTGCCTTTGAAGCTTAGTTGCCCCATATATCATAGAAAACTGGCAACGCAAGCCCAACTAGCCTACGTTGAAGGACCAGCATGATATGAAATCATTACACAAGCGTCGGTTTATTCTCTTCTGGCCATATCAAGAATTCCTCGATAGACCATGGactgccactgccactgagagttgttgatggtgtttctGTAGTTGCATACCCTGAGCCAACCACAGGTTCATCCCAAGaagcaaagtcaaagtctTCTTGGCCCAGAGTTTCGAAGTCCAGTTTATCAATCCAACTTGTTTCTCCATTTTCCAACAAGCTCTGGAcgccttgaccttgtcttTGTTTTCTCAGATACTCTGTTGGTGTCACACCAACACATTTCTTAAACACTCGATGAAAGTGCCACTTAGACAACCCAGTCAGCCTCGCCATCTGACTGAGGCTCAGCCTGGCTTCTGCGTCGCCCTGTTTCTCTGTCTGCTGTTGCACAAACGCCCGGATCTTTCGCACAGCTGTTTCTTCTGGCATGAACCCTGCTACTTCGGGCTTACAGCGTTTGCAAGGGCGGAAACCAGCTTTCTGGGCATCGTAGCCATTGGTGAAGAATGAGACGTTTGCTCGGCGGGGAAGACGGGCCTTGCATATTGGTCGGCAGAATATCTTGGTAGTGCGAACTGCATAGACGAAGAAACCATCCGCATGGGTGTTGCGCGAAGTGACGGCATCCCATCGAGATATTTCGTCTTCGAAGAGTGTTACAAAGTTCAAGGTCTGTTTAAAACCAAGAGTTGATGGATCCATTGAGAAGTTTGCTAAATGCATAGAAAAGTTGATGAAcaagttgaagttgaattAATGATGGTGATCTAGGGTGACAGAGGAAGTAACGGAATGGCGATTAGTGGGGCATT
This genomic stretch from Fusarium oxysporum f. sp. lycopersici 4287 chromosome 2, whole genome shotgun sequence harbors:
- a CDS encoding AraC family transcriptional regulator, producing MDPSTLGFKQTLNFVTLFEDEISRWDAVTSRNTHADGFFVYAVRTTKIFCRPICKARLPRRANVSFFTNGYDAQKAGFRPCKRCKPEVAGFMPEETAVRKIRAFVQQQTEKQGDAEARLSLSQMARLTGLSKWHFHRVFKKCVGVTPTEYLRKQRQGQGVQSLLENGETSWIDKLDFETLGQEDFDFASWDEPVVGSGYATTETPSTTLSGSGSPWSIEEFLIWPEENKPTLV